A single genomic interval of Chitinophaga sp. 180180018-3 harbors:
- a CDS encoding ABC transporter substrate-binding protein, whose translation MAQPLTIGFLTPYSGIYPHYSLHLLTGMLLGMGLDPARQRTVQFFPEYTDKGSMQACEDAARKLYFFNRVDVLSGLISYKALPGLIPHVEREKKPAFFFDMGEYIPHFSHLSPDIFFASHQLWQSQYALGYWAQKTKGNGGHVITPVYEGGYHLHAAFQQGLTAAGGTQVSISILPFDEKDPLKMELDHIFIKWQKDPPPYVHAIFSGTMGINFLKKWISSGMHKKIPLLINETMGYEDILEDIRHMDIEVYSSVSWLREDENKINQVFVKKFESTAQQPANIYALMGYEAGLMWRELLPYAQKKDWDTVKQRLRTGTIRGPRGEKNFYPSSGFALPDANILKITTKGNKIYKTILEQGKGMRFDAKIFEVIHNECVSGWQNPFLCI comes from the coding sequence ATGGCGCAGCCGCTTACAATAGGTTTTCTGACTCCTTATTCGGGTATATATCCGCATTATTCACTTCATCTGCTTACCGGCATGTTGCTGGGAATGGGGTTGGATCCTGCGCGGCAACGTACTGTCCAGTTTTTTCCTGAGTATACGGATAAAGGCAGTATGCAGGCATGTGAAGATGCAGCCCGTAAGCTGTATTTTTTTAACCGGGTGGATGTATTATCCGGTTTGATTAGCTATAAAGCATTGCCGGGCTTAATTCCGCACGTAGAGCGGGAAAAGAAGCCGGCTTTCTTTTTTGATATGGGAGAATATATCCCGCATTTTTCGCACCTGAGCCCCGATATTTTTTTTGCATCTCACCAGTTATGGCAATCGCAATATGCGCTGGGCTACTGGGCACAAAAAACAAAAGGGAATGGCGGGCATGTTATCACGCCGGTGTATGAAGGTGGCTATCATCTTCATGCCGCTTTTCAGCAAGGCTTAACTGCTGCAGGCGGTACCCAGGTAAGTATTAGTATCCTGCCGTTTGATGAGAAGGACCCACTTAAAATGGAGCTGGATCACATTTTTATAAAATGGCAAAAAGATCCTCCCCCTTATGTACATGCTATTTTTAGCGGTACCATGGGGATTAATTTTTTGAAGAAATGGATCAGTAGTGGTATGCATAAAAAAATCCCTTTGCTGATCAATGAAACAATGGGCTATGAAGATATCCTGGAAGATATCCGGCATATGGATATTGAAGTATATTCTTCTGTGTCGTGGCTGAGAGAAGATGAGAACAAAATCAACCAGGTATTTGTAAAGAAATTTGAGTCGACAGCACAGCAACCAGCTAATATTTATGCCCTGATGGGTTATGAAGCAGGACTTATGTGGAGAGAGCTGTTACCATATGCGCAAAAAAAGGATTGGGATACCGTAAAACAGCGGTTGCGTACCGGTACTATCCGTGGACCCCGCGGAGAAAAGAATTTTTATCCCTCTTCAGGTTTCGCCTTACCTGATGCTAATATTTTGAAAATAACCACTAAAGGTAATAAGATATATAAAACTATTCTCGAACAAGGAAAAGGGATGCGCTTTGATGCGAAGATTTTTGAAGTAATACACAACGAGTGTGTTTCGGGCTGGCAAAATCCATTTCTCTGCATTTAA
- a CDS encoding Ig-like domain-containing protein yields the protein MKAWWLLCCLLFTCYLGKAQYVSTTMDNGGYYTAMARDKQNNIYEVRYNATDNDYEVAKYINADKNNVQVIYKGLTFDANDLPWGIAVNSHGTVFVLNSFLSGNGQIIRLSPAGPPYSAVVVQSGKYYSAIAIDANDHVWTVEYDGSANYQVVDYNVDASSASGTVVYSNLPTPAGAQSFPWGLAIDSHNNIYVTDFLENNSGGRLIKLTPTIGLPTPIPPYTPTVLSSGKAVVSMGIDGRDVLYTVEGVSSTAAQVVKYKDPTQQGQGVVIFTGLGISYPDYPWGITSDTATGKVYVNDGFHDATTTQALVLTPPTIGINSVTAVNSSPTALATVNYTVTFSNMADNVTPAAFTLVANGPVGANIASITGNNNVYNVAINTGSGDGTLKLNVNGTGITNTIIPPLPYTAGPTYTIDRTAPVGTMQINAGAAYTNSTAVTLTLAYTDADPLLQMRFSNNNTTWSAWENYAATKAWNLPAGDGNKTVYVQVRDRVQNTSLTGQASIILDQTPPAVTSVSVPANKTYTGGDNLTFTVNYGENVIVAGGTPYLNVTIGANTRHANYVSGSGTNALTFTYTIQTDEQALTGISLGSSIVLNGATMQDVATNNAALTLQNVGSTGGVLVNAVVPTVILSTAAVSPLNHAFTVTATFSEAVTGFTAAGFTATNATVSNLTTTDNITYTALITPTADGTVTVQVAAGAAVNSGNNANTASNTLSLAYDATAPVITTVGVPANGYYKAGQVLNFTVNYSENVTVTGTPSLPVVIGSSTVQATYTGGSGSTALTFNYTVQSGDMAMSGISLNNLLLNGGTIKDAATNDAVLTLHGAGNTSQVFVNTSIPSVVLSTTATSPLNHAFTVTATFSEAVTGFTAGGITATNATVSNVATTDNITYTALITPAADGAVTVTVPAAAAVNIGGNNNTVSNTLNLTYDGTAPVVASVGVPANGYYKAGSVLTFSVNLSENVITTGAPYLEVVIGSSTVHAPYVSGSGTSTLTFQYTVQSGDMAMSGIGIGNLVLNGGTIKDAATNDAVLTLHNAGNTSNVFVNTAIPSVVLSSTAASILNQPFTVTVTFSEAVTGFTLAGLTVTNATVSNLSTTNNIVYTVQVTPIADGPVTLSVPANAAVNIGGNHNTASNTLSFTYDHTAPAITSVGVPANGYYKAGQALSFTVNYSENVLVNGGTPSLDVIIGTTTRKATYTGGSGTNALTFTYVVQNGELDLNGITLGASIALNGATMQDDATNNAALTLQNAGNTSGVLVNAVVPTVTLSTTAVSPLNHAFTVTATFSEAVTGFTAAGFTTTNATVSNVATTDHITYTALITPAADGAVTVQVAAGAAVNSGNNANTASNTLSLVYDATAPVIATVGVPANGYYKAGQVLSFTVTFSENVTVTGTPSLPVVIGSSTVQATYTGGSGSTALTFSYTVQSGDMAMSGISLNNLLLNGGTIKDAATNDAVLTLHGAGNTSQVFVNTSIPSVVLSTTAASPLNHAFTVTATFSEAVTGFTAGGITATNATVSNVATTDHITYTALITPTADGAVTVTVPAAAAVNIGGNNNTASNTLNLTYDGTAPVVASVGVPANGYYKAGQSLSFTVNFSENVTVTGTPSLPVVLGISTVQATFTGGSGSSALTFSYTVQSGDMAMSGISLNNLLLNGGTIKDAATNDAVLTLHNTGNTGNVFVNTSIPSVVLSSTAASILNQPFTVTITFSEAVTGITLAGINVANATVSSLSTTNNIVYTVLVTPTADGPVTLSVPANTAVNIGGNHNTASNTLSFTYDHTAPAITSVGVPANGYYKAGQALSFTVNYSENVLVNGGTPSLDVIIGTTTRKATYTGGSGTNALTFTYVVQNGELDLNGITLGASIALNGATMQDDATNNTALTLQNVGNTSGVLVNAVVPTVTLSTTAVSPLNHAFTVTATFSEAVTGLTAAGFTTTNATVSNVATTDHITYTALITPAADGAVTVQVAAGAAINSGNNGNTASNTVSLAYDATAPVITTVGVPANGYYKAGQVLSFTVTFSENVTVTGTPSLPVVIGSSTVQATYTGGSGSTALTFSYTVKSGDMAMSGINLSNLLLNGGTIKDAATNDAVLTLHGTGNTSQVFVNTSIPSVVLSTTATSPLNHAFTVTATFSEAVTGFTAGGITATNATVSNVATTDHITYTALITPTADGAVTVTVPAAAAVNIGSNNNTASNTLNLTYDGTAPVVASVGVPANGYYKAGQSLSFTINFSEKVTVTGTPSLPVVLGTSTVQATYTGGSGSSTLTFSYTVQSGDMAMSGISLNNLLLNGGTIRDAATNDAVLTLHNTGNTGNVFVNTSIPSVVLSSTAASILNQPFTVTITFSEAVTGVTLAGLTVTNATVSNLSTTNNIVYTVLVTPTADGPVTLSVPANTAVNIGGNHNTASNTLSFTYDHTAPAITSVGVPANGYYKAGQALSFTVNYSENVLVNGGTPSLDVIIGTTTRKATYTGGSGTNALTFTYVVQPGELDLNGITLGASIALNGATMQDDATNNAALTLQNAGNTSGVFVNAVVPTVTLSTTAVSPLNHAFTVTVTFSEAVTGFATAGFTTTNATVSNVATTDHITYTALITPAADGTVTIQVPAAVAVNSGNNNNAASNTLSLVYDATAPVITAGQTFDVMDNEAVGKFIGKVTAVEVMGVLQNWTLANDGSNGALAIDASGNITVKDAVKLKSESGTSVTLTVTVSDGLNTSIATPVTIRVLSSFVNKPPVLDPIADVNSCAITDAQTVQLTGASAVEPGQTYHFTIQSDKAFFDVLTVNDAGLITYKLKSSITGGVATITVTIKDNGGTANGGVDTLRRSFAVTVHSLPVVNISSDKGNTISKGDVVLLTATGGVVYAWDQATGIIGDRQQAVLQVRPMVNTSYQVTATNIYGCSSTGKIDLVVNEDFKVDATNLLTPNGDGKNDKWVIRNLDSYPDNEVKIFDRTGRLVYQKRNYNNEWDGTVNGHVLAEGTYYYILTIKGGAKTAKGFITIVTTNNF from the coding sequence ATGAAGGCATGGTGGCTTCTATGCTGTCTGCTGTTTACCTGTTATTTGGGTAAGGCGCAATATGTTAGCACTACTATGGATAATGGCGGCTATTATACAGCCATGGCCAGAGACAAGCAGAATAATATTTATGAAGTACGTTATAACGCTACTGATAATGATTATGAAGTAGCTAAATACATTAACGCAGATAAAAATAACGTACAGGTTATCTATAAGGGACTAACTTTTGATGCGAATGATTTACCATGGGGTATTGCTGTCAATTCACACGGAACTGTTTTTGTATTGAATTCCTTTTTAAGCGGCAATGGACAGATCATTAGGCTTTCACCTGCCGGGCCTCCTTATAGTGCAGTTGTTGTACAATCCGGCAAATATTATAGTGCTATTGCTATAGATGCTAATGATCATGTATGGACAGTAGAATATGATGGTAGCGCTAACTACCAGGTAGTGGATTATAATGTGGATGCCAGCTCCGCTTCCGGTACGGTTGTTTATAGCAATCTTCCCACTCCTGCCGGAGCGCAGAGTTTTCCCTGGGGGCTTGCCATTGATTCCCATAATAATATCTACGTGACAGATTTTCTGGAGAATAATAGTGGTGGCCGCCTGATCAAGCTTACGCCGACTATAGGGCTACCTACACCTATTCCTCCATATACGCCAACTGTACTTTCTTCTGGAAAAGCGGTTGTTTCCATGGGCATTGATGGCAGAGATGTGTTGTATACAGTGGAAGGAGTCAGTTCTACTGCCGCACAGGTAGTGAAGTATAAAGATCCCACCCAACAAGGTCAGGGTGTTGTTATATTCACGGGGCTAGGCATCTCCTACCCTGATTATCCCTGGGGTATTACTTCGGATACGGCTACCGGAAAGGTATATGTCAATGATGGGTTTCATGATGCCACTACCACTCAGGCATTGGTGCTTACACCACCGACTATTGGCATCAATAGTGTGACAGCGGTAAATTCCAGCCCAACGGCACTTGCTACTGTTAACTACACCGTTACTTTCAGTAATATGGCAGACAATGTAACGCCTGCTGCATTCACGCTGGTGGCTAATGGCCCGGTTGGTGCAAATATTGCTTCCATCACCGGCAACAATAATGTGTATAATGTAGCCATTAATACTGGAAGCGGAGATGGTACTTTAAAATTAAATGTGAATGGTACAGGCATTACCAATACGATTATTCCCCCGCTGCCTTATACAGCTGGCCCCACTTATACCATAGACAGAACAGCGCCGGTAGGCACTATGCAAATAAATGCAGGTGCAGCTTATACCAATTCCACAGCAGTTACTTTAACACTTGCTTATACAGATGCTGATCCTCTGCTGCAGATGCGTTTCTCCAATAATAATACGACCTGGAGTGCCTGGGAAAACTATGCTGCTACCAAAGCCTGGAACCTTCCGGCAGGAGATGGAAACAAAACCGTTTACGTGCAGGTACGCGACCGGGTACAGAATACTTCACTAACAGGTCAGGCGAGTATTATACTGGATCAGACACCACCAGCTGTAACGTCTGTTAGTGTACCGGCAAATAAGACCTATACCGGAGGCGATAACCTGACCTTTACGGTAAACTATGGCGAAAATGTAATTGTAGCAGGTGGTACTCCTTATCTGAACGTAACAATTGGCGCCAATACCCGTCATGCAAATTACGTTAGCGGCAGCGGAACCAACGCTTTAACATTTACGTATACTATACAGACCGATGAGCAGGCGCTCACGGGTATCAGCCTCGGCTCCAGTATTGTCCTCAATGGTGCAACCATGCAGGATGTTGCTACCAATAACGCAGCGCTTACACTTCAGAATGTAGGCAGTACCGGCGGAGTATTAGTGAATGCAGTGGTACCAACGGTAATATTATCTACAGCAGCAGTATCTCCATTGAATCATGCGTTTACAGTTACGGCAACCTTCAGCGAAGCAGTAACGGGCTTTACGGCAGCAGGCTTCACGGCTACCAATGCTACCGTGAGCAACCTGACCACAACAGATAATATCACTTACACCGCCCTGATCACACCTACGGCAGATGGCACTGTTACCGTGCAGGTTGCAGCTGGTGCAGCCGTAAACAGTGGTAACAATGCTAATACTGCATCTAATACCTTAAGCCTGGCATATGATGCTACAGCCCCTGTAATCACCACCGTAGGCGTTCCTGCCAATGGTTATTACAAGGCCGGTCAGGTGCTCAACTTTACAGTTAACTATAGCGAAAATGTAACGGTAACGGGTACACCGTCTCTGCCGGTGGTAATAGGATCGTCTACTGTACAGGCCACCTACACTGGTGGTAGTGGCAGTACGGCATTAACGTTCAACTACACGGTGCAGAGCGGAGATATGGCGATGAGCGGTATTAGCCTGAATAACCTGTTATTGAATGGTGGCACCATCAAAGATGCAGCAACGAACGATGCGGTGCTGACCCTGCATGGCGCAGGCAATACCAGCCAGGTATTCGTAAATACATCCATCCCGTCTGTAGTATTGTCTACCACGGCGACTTCGCCGTTGAATCATGCGTTTACAGTGACTGCTACCTTCAGTGAAGCGGTAACTGGTTTCACTGCGGGGGGTATTACGGCTACCAACGCCACCGTGAGCAATGTGGCCACAACAGACAATATTACTTACACCGCCCTGATCACTCCTGCAGCAGATGGCGCAGTTACCGTTACTGTTCCGGCAGCCGCAGCGGTGAATATTGGTGGTAATAACAATACAGTATCTAATACTTTAAATCTTACCTATGATGGCACTGCTCCGGTAGTTGCCAGTGTTGGTGTACCTGCCAATGGTTACTACAAAGCCGGCAGTGTGCTTACCTTTAGTGTTAACCTGAGCGAGAATGTCATCACTACAGGAGCGCCTTACCTGGAAGTAGTAATAGGAAGTTCCACCGTACATGCTCCTTATGTTAGCGGCAGTGGTACAAGTACCTTAACGTTCCAGTACACGGTGCAGAGCGGGGATATGGCTATGAGCGGTATCGGTATCGGTAACCTGGTATTAAATGGAGGAACCATCAAAGATGCAGCCACCAACGATGCGGTGCTGACACTGCATAATGCAGGTAACACCAGCAACGTGTTTGTCAATACCGCTATACCATCAGTGGTATTGTCTTCTACAGCGGCATCTATATTGAATCAGCCATTTACGGTAACCGTTACTTTCAGCGAAGCGGTGACAGGATTTACCTTAGCAGGCCTGACTGTTACCAACGCAACGGTAAGTAACCTGTCAACAACAAATAACATTGTTTATACCGTACAGGTAACACCAATAGCTGACGGCCCGGTAACACTTAGTGTTCCAGCAAATGCAGCAGTTAACATCGGCGGTAATCATAATACCGCATCCAATACATTGAGCTTTACCTACGATCACACGGCGCCAGCTATCACCTCCGTAGGCGTTCCTGCCAATGGTTATTACAAGGCAGGCCAGGCACTGAGCTTCACGGTAAACTATAGTGAAAATGTGCTGGTAAATGGAGGCACACCTTCACTCGATGTAATCATAGGTACAACCACCCGTAAAGCCACCTACACCGGCGGCAGCGGCACGAATGCTTTAACATTTACGTACGTTGTACAAAATGGAGAACTGGATCTTAACGGTATCACGCTGGGTGCCAGCATTGCACTCAACGGTGCAACCATGCAGGATGATGCTACTAATAATGCGGCACTCACCCTTCAGAATGCAGGCAATACCAGCGGAGTATTAGTGAACGCAGTAGTACCAACGGTTACTTTATCTACTACCGCAGTATCCCCGTTGAATCATGCGTTCACAGTTACGGCAACCTTCAGCGAAGCGGTAACAGGCTTTACCGCAGCAGGTTTCACGACTACCAATGCTACAGTAAGCAACGTGGCAACAACAGATCATATCACTTACACCGCCCTGATCACACCTGCGGCAGATGGCGCTGTTACTGTGCAGGTTGCAGCTGGTGCAGCCGTAAACAGTGGTAACAATGCTAATACTGCATCTAATACCTTAAGCCTGGTATATGATGCCACTGCACCTGTAATCGCCACCGTAGGCGTTCCTGCCAATGGTTATTACAAAGCAGGTCAGGTGCTCAGCTTCACAGTTACCTTCAGCGAAAATGTAACGGTAACGGGTACACCGTCCCTGCCGGTGGTAATAGGATCGTCCACTGTACAGGCCACCTACACTGGTGGTAGCGGCAGTACAGCATTAACGTTCAGCTACACGGTGCAGAGCGGAGATATGGCGATGAGCGGTATTAGCCTGAATAACCTGTTATTGAATGGTGGCACCATCAAAGATGCAGCAACGAACGATGCAGTGCTGACCCTGCATGGCGCAGGTAATACCAGCCAGGTATTCGTAAATACATCCATCCCGTCTGTCGTATTGTCTACCACAGCGGCTTCGCCGTTGAATCATGCGTTTACGGTTACTGCTACCTTCAGTGAAGCGGTAACCGGTTTCACTGCGGGGGGGATTACGGCTACCAACGCCACCGTGAGCAATGTGGCTACAACAGATCATATCACTTATACCGCCCTGATCACTCCTACAGCAGATGGCGCAGTTACCGTTACTGTTCCTGCAGCCGCAGCGGTGAATATCGGTGGTAATAATAATACGGCATCTAATACTTTAAATCTTACCTATGATGGTACTGCTCCGGTAGTTGCCAGTGTAGGTGTACCTGCCAACGGTTATTACAAAGCAGGTCAATCACTTAGCTTCACCGTTAACTTCAGTGAAAATGTAACGGTAACGGGTACACCTTCTCTGCCAGTTGTATTAGGAATCTCCACTGTTCAAGCCACCTTCACCGGTGGAAGCGGTAGCAGCGCATTAACGTTTAGTTACACGGTGCAGAGCGGGGATATGGCCATGAGCGGTATCAGCCTTAATAACCTGTTACTAAACGGTGGCACCATCAAAGATGCAGCCACCAACGACGCGGTGCTGACACTGCATAATACAGGTAATACCGGCAATGTATTTGTAAATACCTCCATCCCTTCAGTGGTATTGTCTTCCACAGCAGCATCTATACTGAATCAACCATTTACGGTGACCATTACTTTCAGCGAAGCAGTGACAGGAATTACCTTAGCAGGTATAAATGTTGCCAACGCTACGGTAAGTAGCCTGTCAACAACAAATAACATTGTTTATACCGTACTGGTAACACCAACAGCTGACGGCCCGGTAACACTTAGTGTTCCAGCAAATACAGCAGTTAACATCGGCGGTAATCATAATACCGCATCCAATACATTGAGCTTTACCTACGATCACACGGCGCCAGCCATCACCTCCGTAGGTGTTCCTGCCAATGGTTATTACAAGGCAGGCCAGGCACTGAGCTTCACGGTAAACTATAGTGAAAATGTGCTGGTAAATGGAGGCACACCTTCACTCGATGTAATCATAGGTACAACCACCCGTAAAGCCACCTACACCGGCGGCAGCGGCACGAATGCTTTAACATTTACGTACGTTGTACAAAATGGAGAACTGGATCTTAACGGTATCACGCTGGGCGCCAGCATTGCGCTCAACGGTGCAACCATGCAGGATGATGCTACTAATAATACGGCACTCACCCTTCAGAATGTAGGTAATACCAGCGGAGTATTAGTGAACGCAGTAGTACCAACGGTTACTTTATCTACTACCGCAGTATCCCCGTTGAATCATGCGTTTACAGTTACGGCTACCTTCAGCGAAGCGGTAACAGGCCTTACCGCAGCAGGTTTCACGACTACCAATGCTACAGTAAGTAACGTAGCCACAACAGATCATATCACTTACACCGCCCTGATCACACCTGCGGCAGATGGCGCTGTTACTGTGCAGGTAGCAGCTGGTGCAGCTATAAATAGCGGTAACAATGGTAATACCGCGTCTAATACCGTAAGCCTGGCATATGATGCCACTGCCCCTGTAATCACCACCGTAGGCGTTCCTGCCAATGGTTATTACAAAGCAGGTCAGGTGCTCAGCTTCACAGTTACCTTCAGCGAAAATGTAACGGTAACGGGCACACCGTCTCTGCCGGTGGTAATAGGATCGTCCACTGTACAGGCCACCTACACCGGTGGTAGCGGCAGTACAGCATTAACGTTCAGCTACACGGTGAAGAGCGGAGATATGGCGATGAGTGGTATCAATCTGAGTAACCTGTTATTGAATGGAGGCACCATCAAAGATGCAGCAACGAACGATGCAGTGCTGACCCTGCATGGCACAGGTAATACCAGCCAGGTATTCGTAAATACATCCATCCCGTCTGTCGTATTGTCTACCACGGCGACTTCGCCGTTGAATCATGCGTTTACGGTTACTGCTACCTTCAGTGAAGCGGTAACCGGTTTCACTGCGGGGGGGATTACGGCTACCAACGCCACCGTGAGCAATGTGGCTACAACAGATCATATCACTTATACCGCCCTGATCACTCCTACAGCAGATGGCGCAGTTACCGTTACTGTTCCTGCAGCCGCAGCGGTGAATATCGGTAGTAATAATAATACGGCATCTAATACTTTAAATCTTACCTATGATGGTACTGCTCCGGTAGTTGCCAGTGTAGGTGTACCAGCTAACGGTTATTACAAAGCAGGTCAATCACTTAGCTTCACCATTAACTTCAGTGAAAAAGTAACGGTAACGGGTACACCTTCTCTGCCAGTTGTATTAGGTACCTCCACTGTTCAAGCCACCTACACCGGTGGAAGCGGTAGCAGCACATTAACGTTTAGTTACACGGTGCAGAGCGGGGATATGGCCATGAGCGGTATCAGCCTTAATAACCTGTTACTAAACGGTGGCACCATCCGGGATGCAGCCACCAACGATGCGGTGCTGACACTGCATAATACAGGTAATACCGGCAATGTATTTGTAAACACCTCCATCCCTTCAGTGGTATTGTCTTCCACAGCGGCATCTATACTGAATCAGCCATTTACGGTGACCATTACTTTCAGCGAAGCAGTGACAGGAGTTACTTTAGCAGGCCTGACTGTTACCAACGCAACGGTAAGTAACCTGTCAACAACAAATAACATTGTTTATACCGTACTGGTAACACCAACAGCTGACGGCCCGGTAACACTTAGTGTTCCAGCAAATACAGCAGTTAACATCGGCGGTAATCATAATACCGCATCCAATACATTGAGCTTTACCTACGATCACACGGCGCCAGCCATCACCTCCGTAGGTGTTCCTGCCAATGGTTATTACAAGGCCGGTCAGGCACTGAGCTTCACGGTAAACTATAGTGAAAATGTGCTGGTAAATGGAGGCACACCTTCACTCGATGTAATCATAGGTACAACCACCCGTAAAGCCACCTACACCGGCGGCAGCGGCACGAATGCTTTAACATTTACGTACGTTGTGCAGCCTGGAGAACTGGATCTCAACGGTATCACGCTGGGCGCCAGCATTGCACTCAACGGTGCAACCATGCAGGATGACGCTACTAATAATGCGGCACTCACCCTTCAGAATGCAGGCAATACCAGCGGGGTGTTTGTGAACGCAGTAGTACCAACGGTTACTTTATCTACTACCGCAGTATCCCCGTTGAATCATGCGTTTACAGTTACGGTAACCTTCAGCGAAGCGGTAACAGGCTTTGCCACAGCAGGTTTCACGACTACCAATGCTACAGTAAGTAACGTAGCCACAACAGATCATATCACATACACTGCATTGATCACGCCGGCTGCCGATGGCACTGTAACCATACAGGTTCCGGCTGCCGTGGCTGTAAACAGCGGTAACAACAATAACGCTGCGTCGAATACATTAAGCCTGGTATATGATGCTACTGCACCTGTTATAACAGCCGGGCAAACATTTGACGTAATGGATAATGAAGCAGTTGGTAAGTTTATCGGAAAGGTAACTGCTGTTGAAGTGATGGGTGTCTTGCAAAACTGGACCCTTGCAAACGACGGATCCAATGGTGCTCTTGCCATTGATGCCAGCGGAAATATTACTGTGAAGGATGCGGTGAAACTGAAGAGTGAATCCGGCACTTCGGTTACGTTAACGGTAACTGTCAGTGATGGACTGAATACAAGTATAGCAACACCGGTAACAATCAGGGTACTGAGCAGCTTTGTAAACAAGCCGCCCGTACTTGATCCGATAGCAGATGTAAACAGCTGTGCTATCACAGATGCGCAAACTGTTCAGCTGACGGGAGCTTCTGCGGTGGAACCAGGACAAACCTATCATTTTACCATTCAGTCCGACAAAGCATTCTTTGATGTACTTACAGTAAATGATGCCGGTTTGATCACTTATAAACTGAAATCTTCTATAACAGGTGGTGTAGCTACTATTACCGTAACCATCAAGGATAATGGTGGTACTGCAAATGGTGGTGTGGATACATTGCGCCGGAGCTTCGCGGTTACCGTTCACAGTTTGCCGGTAGTAAACATCAGCAGTGATAAGGGAAACACCATTTCCAAAGGAGACGTTGTGTTGCTCACTGCCACCGGTGGTGTTGTATATGCATGGGATCAGGCAACGGGGATTATCGGCGACCGTCAGCAGGCGGTGTTGCAGGTAAGACCAATGGTGAATACTTCTTACCAGGTAACGGCTACCAATATATACGGATGTAGCAGTACCGGTAAGATTGATTTAGTAGTGAATGAAGACTTTAAAGTAGATGCTACCAATTTACTCACTCCTAATGGAGATGGAAAGAACGACAAATGGGTGATCCGTAACCTGGACAGCTATCCGGATAATGAAGTGAAAATATTTGATCGTACGGGCCGCCTGGTATATCAGAAGCGGAATTATAACAACGAATGGGATGGCACGGTGAATGGCCATGTGCTGGCAGAAGGTACCTACTATTATATTTTAACAATTAAGGGAGGTGCTAAAACAGCGAAAGGATTTATCACCATTGTAACAACTAACAATTTTTAA
- a CDS encoding tail fiber protein, which produces MDLYLAMIIMFGGNFAIRGTALCYGQIMAISQNTALFSLLGTTFGGNGTSTFGLPDLRGRVPVGTGQGNGLSNYILGQIGGVETVTLAINQMPQHTHTFDATQLVSTPAASIAAATTNIPGPTLVPAKLPTQGAGPTASVIKGYAPVDVPNATTLSADAITTKNPPIAIAGGSQPHENMMPYLGISYLIALVGIFPSRN; this is translated from the coding sequence ATGGACCTTTACCTCGCAATGATTATTATGTTCGGCGGTAATTTTGCAATCAGGGGCACGGCGCTCTGTTACGGACAAATTATGGCCATTTCACAGAACACTGCTTTGTTTTCTCTTTTGGGTACTACTTTTGGCGGCAATGGCACGTCGACCTTTGGCTTACCGGATCTGAGAGGACGAGTACCGGTTGGCACAGGACAAGGAAATGGCCTAAGTAACTACATCCTGGGCCAGATAGGTGGAGTGGAAACGGTGACGCTGGCGATCAACCAGATGCCGCAGCATACCCATACATTCGATGCTACGCAACTGGTATCAACACCGGCCGCCAGTATCGCTGCCGCCACCACTAATATCCCGGGACCCACTCTTGTACCGGCTAAGTTACCAACCCAGGGTGCAGGCCCTACTGCTTCCGTTATCAAAGGATATGCACCGGTGGATGTGCCTAATGCGACCACATTGAGTGCAGATGCGATTACTACTAAAAATCCGCCTATTGCTATTGCAGGTGGTAGTCAGCCTCATGAAAACATGATGCCTTATCTCGGTATTAGCTACCTGATTGCATTAGTGGGTATTTTTCCTTCAAGAAACTGA